Proteins co-encoded in one Paracrocinitomix mangrovi genomic window:
- a CDS encoding LEA type 2 family protein has translation MKHLILNLLLLLSLSAFAKSGPETVEFSEPEVTGMKNFSVERVNGRMHLGFDIVIKNPNKIGLVIKPSSLLLNVAGQKVGWVRVEDKMKIKRKSELSYKFKMVGDASDFVRSAFSSIWGLLTGDGIEFNIKGTIKAGVFFFKKKWKIDITYPMSNDEFMSLF, from the coding sequence ATGAAACATTTAATCCTTAACCTTCTTCTTCTCCTTTCTTTATCGGCATTTGCTAAAAGTGGACCAGAAACGGTAGAATTTTCTGAACCCGAAGTGACAGGAATGAAGAATTTTTCTGTTGAAAGAGTAAATGGAAGAATGCATCTTGGGTTTGATATCGTGATTAAAAACCCAAATAAAATAGGTTTAGTGATTAAACCATCTTCTTTGCTGCTCAATGTTGCCGGACAAAAAGTTGGCTGGGTTAGAGTAGAAGACAAAATGAAAATCAAGCGTAAGTCAGAGTTAAGTTATAAGTTTAAAATGGTTGGAGATGCCAGTGACTTTGTAAGATCAGCTTTTTCTAGTATCTGGGGATTACTTACAGGAGATGGAATTGAATTTAACATTAAAGGAACAATCAAGGCCGGAGTGTTTTTCTTCAAAAAGAAATGGAAGATTGATATTACCTATCCAATGTCCAATGATGAGTTTATGTCATTATTTTAA